One Engraulis encrasicolus isolate BLACKSEA-1 chromosome 4, IST_EnEncr_1.0, whole genome shotgun sequence genomic window, AGTAGGAAATGGTCGAAGTAGGCAAGGGCCACCTAACCCTAcacatggctccagggactgtaacctacatcctgtaataactgtaaatagtaacggatacttttgcttactgtaaatgcaaaaaaatagattttttttaaattatttttttggcttggctttcatgcattcacttttcaaaaaattgttttgaaatttcatgtttttcacatttacagtaagcaaaaccatctgcactgaaggacagtgtcatgttggacgattttgacccgtgtgtgtgtatgtgcgcgcgctcgtgtgtgtggcTGATTCAGTCACCTACCGACTCAAAGATGGCCACTCCATTAGCACCGATGTTGCCACTGGGAGTCACTCCAAGACCACCAATCAGGCCAGCACACAGATCActggaaaaacaacaacacagtctTTCACCATCGAGGAAAACAAACGTACATTTTGGGtttacacacacagtaacaaactAAAGGTAACATGCAGACACTTGTTTACTGTACACATGTACCGGTAGTACATTCCAAAAGTGGAAAGTTGCTCAACACCACTAACATTTAACGCTAACGGAATTATATCACCGTAGGAATTGATTGTAAAAATAAGCCATCACAGTTTGGAGTTAACCTACCTCAAGATGTCACCATACAGATTGGGCATGACCAGCACATCAAACTGAGTGGGATCCTGTACCATCTGTAAAGCAAACAATCAcacaaatatattttaaaaagttgtAGAGTATGATGTTTTGGAGTGAAAAaattcaaacattcaaaacacaaaaaatattCAGGTGAAAATGTCCTTGCCACCGAGTACACAACACATCATAGCTCTGCTTATAAAAGCATTCGGGTTACCCATACTGATGTGGGTTACCCATACTGATGTGGGTTACCCATACTGATGCATTCGGGTTACCCATACGGATGTGGGTTACCCATACTGATGTGGGTTACCCATACTGATGCATTCGGGTTACCCATACGGATGCATTCGGGTTACCCATACGGATGCGGGTTACCCATACTGATGTGGGTTACCCATACTGATGTGGGTTACCCATACTGATGCATTCGGGTTACCCATACGGATGCATTCGGGTTACCCATACTGATGTGGGTTACCCATACTGATGTGGGTTACCCATACTGATGCATTCGGGTTACCCATACGGATGCACTGTGAAAACATACGGTGGAAAATAACCATCCAAAGGACAATAAGGTGCACTACGACTACGAGGAGGGCTTTCTATTACCAAAGGAGCCAGTCAGGTAGCCAGTGTTTAGATACAAGATCTGTTACCACACAGCAACGAGCGGGGTCTAAAATTacacctccacaacacacaccGCATGCAGATAGAGACATCTGTAGCCTCTTACAGAGGTATGTCTGCACTATCGTCACATTCATATCCACATATCTTAATAAATGTACAAGCATCCCATTGTACACAGACACTGGACACCCGCAGAATACGCCACTCACTTGAATTGGGCTCCCTAACATTCACATGTTATTTCTGAATAACATCACGCTGGTCTATAACAGCACACAGTCAATGGCAAAGGACAGAATGTGCTTAGGTCAACCATCGATGGGTTCATCTAAGGTTATCCATGTAATAAGCTGAATAACATTCAGTGAGGTGGTCCTTTTTGTGGAACAGTGCACTTCAGACAGATCAAGACCCCTCAGCTTCGCATCTGGGTCCTGCATCTATCGGTCGTGCGCTATTCCACGGCAGGGACCCGTCTTGCCGAACGGCATCCCTAACATAACATTATCTGCGGCCTCCATAGGGCAACAGGAAAGTTGTGCGCTTACGTTCAGGCAGACTGTGTCCAGGTACATCTCTGTGAACTTGATGTCCTTGAAATTCTCTGCCACCTCTCTGCACTTCCTGAGGAACAGCCCATCTGACATACGCctgaaaggaaggaaggatgcaagtgcaagcacacgcacccatgcacacacacacacacacacacacagtcacacacacagacacagacacacacacacacacacatgcacagacaagggAGAGAGGGTTGCAATGACAGTGAGAAAGTCAGTCATTATCTAtaccaatagagctcttcagcgttgacgtcaacttgtatgcggcgtttggactaccggttccctggcgattttttacattgcaaaacgccatagagattcaggtttggcaaaaatataagttgcacggcaacaacgaacattagcctgtccccgcatccctttctcattagtggaacggatcgtatcatcatgttggtgtattcacatgttaaatcatgacgattataattcaatattgctaacccctttctgatcattaaaacttccgaactacatactttcctttggttgccatgggtacaaccttccgcacgtacatgccgttagatactggcgccgtttctgtagtcgccaaaagcttccgggtttagcatatggacgcaacatcgtatttatgtcgaagtttgacacaaaatgatcaaccatgtcatacctacagcctatttttaacaccctcgacagtttgcgggggttcgctaagcgcgtgcttgcactcggagcttatttgaaatgtacccctattcattcccaatggaggccggaagccgataggaaccaggacgtccttaaatgctaacatgaaagactacaatctactacatgcttccgcttccgctgaagaactctatatgtCCTATACAAGATGTCCTACTCTGAGACAGCAATCAATCTTTTGGGTCAGTCTGACCCTGTTGACACAAGCCACAACAATAGCAAGACATCAGTAATTGAGTCTCTGTGGCAAAAGACAGTATTACAGCATATCCATCTTCAATATTCGGCTCAGCATGACACTTACATGATGTTGGCTTTGTGTACAGCCGTGACACTGTTTCTTTGGTTGTTCCTGGCGTATTCGAATGCGTACTCTGCGATACGGCGGCTGGCGTCCTCTGTTATCAGTTTGATACTCTGGACCACGCCGTCCACAATCTAACacaggaagagaggggtgggggagaaatACAAGAAGACACATCATTCTCTACAACTAATCCAATGTGAATGGACCACAAAGCTTCGTCCTAAAATAGAGAGTAAAGATAGACACCATTCAATCATGACTGGGTGACATGACACCGCCTGCCCTCATGGAGGATCTAAGAGGTGTGCAGCTGGTTTGGTCTTCTACGCGTGTACTCAATTAGGGAGATATTTGTTTAGAGAGGtcaacaaaaaagaagaaataatgcAAATCCAAAAAAAAATGAATCCAAAATGACCATTAGTCAAAGTCGAtgcatgcacatcccacctcactgaaGGCAGGTCATgagtatgatttaaaaaaaaaaaaaaaagaaagaaattcaaaCTCAGAGAAAGGAAATGGTTTGAATGTGAACAAGGTGTAATGTTTTTTTGTCAAGGATGCTCTTAGTAGGGCtgtgttcaaaagatcgaatcgcgatccaatatcgattcacgttcgaaaagggcgatatcgattcacaactttgtggatcgatcttttgctgatcattataggcgctattttctcatccacatcctgtagctctcttccacagtttcccacttatttctcacataccaaggtatttcatgtttgtgtgggcatcaaaggctgagatatttaggtttttataaccggtcttagaattctaggcataaatgggttaaagtgaccgCCCAGCAATATAAAAGATCAatatcgaattggatcgtggatcgaatcggatcgtagccTTCTGGATGGGAATCGAATCGATCAAGGAAACTtagatcgattcccagccctacctcTTAGAGCCGCTGTATGAAAACGGGGTTGTGGATCGAAAGGTCAGTCAGGAGGTTAGAGGACTGGGTACTGCGATTCATTTTCCACACAAGGGCATAGACATGGGTAAGAACAGCTTCAAACAGTGGAGAAAACAACTTCACAAGTCTCAATTAAGAAGTTCAATCAATGAACAGATTGTTTCCTTAGCTACCATACTTGCAGTTGTGCAAATATGTTAGTTCCAGGTGGAACAACTGGTGTAAAGTCTAGTCTCAGCTTGGCTAGTTttaacaatgcatttttttaTGCTGCAATGTACACACTATCAACAGGTTGTGTTTGAAATGAAAATACCTTAATTGAAAAGGCAAGATTAGCGCAAGGATGTTATTCATTTTACTACTGTATGACTCAACACCTTATTTGTTTATCATATGACGGAAATTGTGATGAGTTGCACCTATGTAGATGTAGAGGCGCAACTGATTTCACTGAACAGGAAAAGTGAGACATATTTCAGATTGCCTGACTTTTCTCAATTACGCTTGCTTGCGTACACATCTACAACCaaactcacaccaacacacacaccccaacacacacacacacaccccaacacacacacacaccccaacacacacacacacacacacacacaaacagcacacccTGTTCCATCTGTTAAACacgtggagatgagaggagatcatATGAGGTGAAATATGAGGActggcacagcacagagcagaccAGACGGTGGACTGAACGTACACTGACTAGGGATGTTAACTGGTAatcgtttaaccgatagtcgaccggatcaacgttaaccggttaaaattttctgccatcggttaaccggttgtaataataataataataataatttcctcccagaAAGACCCCAAAAACGATCATTTTTGAGGTTTTAGTTCGATAATTCAGCAttctccatctggcaacagtggctggacatggcaggtcctgtctgcacagcaaaaaaagaggcttatgtgaaaacattttttttttttaaaaaattctgtgctgtgcatatcaggcacgcgaactttgtataatttaagattaccggttaactgccggttaatgagtctcagtagccggttaagagtttttccaattttcgccatccctaacaCTGACCGGTCTGAACACCACCACAGACGATCAGAGAGGAGAAGGGCTGATGGGACATCTAAACTAGTGAACAGAAGCTTCAATCTACCTACGTACCTAGCAGGACACAGACAGAACCAACATGCCGTGACGCGAGCTTGCGCCCCCCCAACGCCTGCTCGCACTTGCACTGCGCAAGAAAGACACTTAGATGCACACGAGCAAACAGGTGCCCTGGTAAGCTGATCATGGGGGGGCTTGCCCTCAGACACTTTTCATGGAGGGTTTGCGGGAGGGGGGGTGGCAAACCAAAATGACTGAAGTTGCTGAGGAGGGGGGGATGAACATTTTAACATGTTATTCTCCATTGGGATTGAAGTGGgacaaaaatataagacagaTGTTAACCAACATTTGCGTGTCCCCGCATGCTTTCTCCATTAACATAAGGGGGCTCAAACACTGTTCATGGAGGGTTTGCGGAGGGTGGCTAAGGAggtgggggatgggatgggaggggaagggaagggaagggggctgTTACAGGGCACGTCAGAAGTACAGGATATAAATCTGGGCCCACGTGTGAGGTTACACAACATGGAACGCGCTCTTGGAAGGGACACATGCACTGCTTAGCTGACGTCAAGTGTATCGTTCCTTCGCGAGGGGGGCATATTATGTCAGCAGTGTAAGCGCAAGTGGCGAGAACGTCAGTCATatcacatatacacgcacatttACATTCAGAGTAGGGCTGCGCAATTAATTGAAATTAAGCGAAAATGACAGTTTTGGTCGTGACAATTAAAAACCGTGGCAGCAACGATTTAATCGTCATTGCAGCGACGGCaatatagtgacctgccttcggaAGTTCTTTAAGGCAGAACATGCTGACAGGCTGGTAgttctggccaaaaatctgtaggCCCACCTAAGCTTTGCTCATTCCTTATACAATACATTCTTGGCTATATATTGTTATGGGATTTTAAATAACGTTCTTCACAAAGTCCAGGTGTGAATTGCCGTTAAATAATCATGAATAATAAttgtgatttcaattttgatccaaatCATTGTGATTAAAATTTTGCCTCAGCCtcccaaaagaaataaaacaaacaacaaacaaaaaaaaggaagaatGTATTCACCCACTGATGCTGATATTAGGACAACTGTTATCCAATTATAATTTGCTTGATAATATGTTCCGCGATAACCGAAATGTCTGTGCAGGCAACGACAAGGTTTGACAGGCAACGACTCTTCATGGATCCCATGATATTAGCAATAAAACAAAATTAccgaaaataaacaaataaattaagCCTGATTGTGAAGAAAGGTTGTTGGCGTAGCATTTGTTAATCCATGCTGTATAATCCATGCACTGTATCTatgcccagggctctaaattaacaccagtcaaccggccaaatgctggtgaaatgttattttggctggtaggaaagaccaacttcctagccactttgacccattagagagtgtgtttggctagtaagattaacatactagccagtTTGGTGGATGATAGAAAAAACTTAAGTTAGAGCCCTGTTTATGCCCATGTgttatgaatgtgtatgtgtatgtaccacGTGCTCGATGCCACTGTACTCCCCCTCTGTATTTATGCCCATgtgttgtgaatgtgtatgtgtatatgtatgtgtacgtACCACGTGCTCGATGCCACTGTACTCGCCCTCTGTGTTCTCTCGGATGGTGACCAGGTTGACGTCGGTGTAGGGCGTCTTGTAGCCCTCGATGGAGACGCAGGGCCGCACGTTGGCGTAGAGGTCAAAGGTCTTTCGTAGCAGCAGGTTCATGGAGGGATGGCCAGCGGCGATCGGAGTCTTCAggggtcctgacacacacacacacacacacacacacacacacacacacacacacacacacacacacacacacacacacacacacacacacacacacacacacacacacacacgtcaaaagcTGTATATTGCAGCCGAAAAATTACAAAAGACGTTTTTCCTTTATACTTGGACACAAATCCAGCAACATTGTGGCTTAACAAATATGCAAATCCACATATGCAAATCTAAAAGTCAAATGATTCACAAacagaccacacagacacagaaaaacgTCAATCTGAATCATCAACACAGAGCAGAAGTTAGGTCCGTGGAAGTTGTTCCTCACAGATAGCCTTATGAGTAATTTGTAGTCCACAATGCGAGTCATCTTTCAAAAAAAGCATCGCCCGACTGCCTTGTTACTATTCCGTTTCATCTCATCTTCATCTCATGACATTTAAGGAAATGTAAAGAGACTATTTTTTGTCGACTTCAtcataaaattataaataaaaaatattagaAATAATTAAAAAGCCTTAAATACCCTTTAGTCCGATTAAGCTCTTGTCCATGGACTCCTTGGCCTCTGGCGGGATCATCCACTTCCCTCCTGGTCCCTTGATGGCAGTAACGTTCCTCTCCTCCCACTGGATAGGGGCCTATGGATGGGGCAGCACAgccatacattacattattacattcagggctctaaattaacaccagccaactggccaaatgctggtgaaatcccagtttggctggtagaaaagaccaacttactagccagtttgacccattagtgagtgtgtgtttgtgtagtaagatttacatctgcaagccgttttggctggtggtggaaaaagttaatttagggccctgattaCATTccttacatttagcagacacttgtaTTCAGAGcagcttacagttatttaggtacaggactTTTGTTTCATAAACAACAACCCCCCCATGTGAAAATTCTCCCTCAGCgagggctgtgtgtgcatgtgtactgatAAGACGAAGGGCAAAGGTGGCCAACTTTTTCCCCCCTGAGAACAACAGAATAAAGGTGTGCTGGGTTAcatggtgggggtgggtggtgcatGCAAGTGGTGTATAGGAGGAATAGGGGTGGATGGGTgtgtatactacacacacataatatattatatatacacatcacACATTATGCACTGTATCTGTATGTCTCAGACATACTCAGGAACGGCcctccgggtactttgctcgtaaatgtgcgttacgcccctttatgggtgaaaacaaaccgaatgtctcatcaacttacatgctacatcggcttgtctaaatgaacacagtccatgcttcagccacgactGTTTGGCTCTAATAtctgaacagccggcaacacaacacgttttcggcatgttgcgcgtgaagaacgctagtctacaggtccgtatctttcgtttattaaaccccaacatcaccaactgacttgcatgggttgtttccccccacaaatgggcgtaacgcacatggaaaacgtcacaccgttcatgagtataggttTTCTTTGAAGGTATCGATTGTTGGGTGTGAAAATGATTAACTCTATAGGGCTAATGAAGACTTAACTTATCTAACCTAAATGGAAGCCTCAATTCACAGTTCCAAAAAGCAGCGTCTCTTTTCTGACTCTTAGCTTAACGGGCAGGTTCAGTCCCGCTCAGGTGGTTCAGCCAGGTGCAAGATGGGACTTAACACCAGAGAaaatatgaaaagaaaaacaccagAGAAAAACTACTGTATGAACTCTGAATCACCATAACTGGGTTGTAAGAGCAGTCTGGAGTGGGGCGTGTTTGTAAACAAAGTCTGTCCATGTGGAGAAGTctgtgcgtgaaagagagagagagagagagagagagagagagagagagagagagagagagagagagagagaatataaaaaTGTGTTATCAGATACTTACTTTAGCAGCTTCGAATATCTTGACTACAGCTGATGAGATTTCTGGTCCGATGCCATCCCCAGGGATTAGTGTAACCGTTTGCAGCTGTGGGAAGCCAAACAGAGCAACACAGCTGAACCAACACCATataatacgtaagggttaacgttcggcgagaaggtcgctaccgtggaatagcagcacgacagagagaatctttagaccccgacgcggagcggaggggtcttgttctctctgaagtgctgctattccacaaagcgaccgactcgccgaaagttaacccgcttattatatggatatacttaaatgactcacacatggcggggacatttctttaggcctatttaatgttaagattgttgctgcgcaaaacaaaacagtgccgttgtggaacaccgctaggcaacagctaggtagccaggacaacaggtgttgtctatcacagcagctgattagagtcttgttgaaaagtcgctttagcagtgaaaagtcttgttgccattgacagcggtctgttatagaccaacccgtccgttatcgaaaaataacagacgtgcgaacgttggggagccccgttgaaatgaatggagcattcgaccgatgacgtcacaaccatataatacaatacaataagggAGCCTCTCACTCTGTAGTCTCTACACCAGTGCCCACTGCTGGCACCAGGCCAGCTATTacactcagtggtgtagtggggacttttaaagtgggggtacgccaTTTTTAACGTCGTCAAATAATTAGATCACGTCAACCCCcacaactgtccttaatctaccgtcattgcttctcagttttcatctgtttggtcaatcacctgcaatactgctatgtgctcattcctttttgtataaaaatatgggcagaagattttttttaaatctcacttcaggagaagtgggtggactgcgtactccgcgcccactacacccctgattaCACTACACGCCCAGCTCAACAACATTACAATAACATTTGTATTCATTTATAACATTtgtattcattcatgcattcatgctaGACTGTGCAGGGTCATTTTGAAAACAATCTTTTATCAGggcaaggcaaagcaagtttACATGGAACAAGTCCAAAAAGGAGAAAATTGTTGTGCTTTGTAAACGAGCTGGCAAAGGAAATGTAATATTTCAGCGAGAGAAAATGCACGAGAACTTCTTCATAAAATGACTGAAATACAAGTATAAATGATACATATttaaagtaacaagtaaaaaactAATTTGGAATTGATGTGGCATCTGGTGCAAACGAttgaaagaggaacagaggaAAGGGAAAACTCaattttcacctgccatgccttgtgttttttatttttattctatttcatgttattttattttacattattttttttatcttactttactacagcacattgaattgcattcatgtatgaaatgcgcttcacagtaaaattgccttgcctggcCTCAATTATTTCACTGAAGCATAaattgagcttatttccagaaatggtacaacATTGCTTTAAAGATTCTTCATGAAAGGCCCAGCTACGTATGACCCTGTGGCAGTGTGTTCTAGATGGGAGTCAGTAGAAATGCTCCAATTGCCTGCTTTCTGGATGCATGATAACAGACAGTGGTCGGCTGCTGCTGATGCAGCTGTATTATGCATAAAGGTCAATCATATTTCAGAGATTCAGGTAAAATCAGTGAGTGAGCAGCTTTTATCCACAGTTCAGATGCGAATTCTGACCATGAATAAGCCCTCAACGCCTTTATAAACACAGACAATGATGCACTTAAAACTAGTAATTTAAATACACAATTTACCTGATGAAGGTTTAAGACCAAAACATTGTGAATACAGCTACTGTAAAATGGGCAGTGTGTCAGAGTTTAGTTTTTTTCAGCTGATGTAAATTAAGTTGAATAAAATCCTTATCTATTAACAATAAAGAGCACATGGTTTTATTTTTGGTCTTTGAAATTCCTCCAATGTTCCTATTCACTTAAACATCACAGTGTTTGTACAGCAGACGATTCCATCCGTGAATAATACAACCAACTTTCTTTTCCATGCAATAATTAACTCATTGCCATTCAATCGCCTTTCTCTCTCgtacactcacactaacacaaacacacaccaatgggCTTTCCGTACTCTTCTCCACTAAAGCACAGCAAGTTACTAAAAAGGGAACAGTGCCCCAAGTCACTAATGACCCGTGTCGAGAGGACAACGCTGCTGTACATCGCCTCCTCTGGTCAGTCAGTATTTACTGTGACTGatcatattacattgcattgccatACACTTGCCTGACACTTATCCAAAATGACttggttatttacagggtattggttacagtccctggagcaatgtgaggttaggtgccttgctcaaggccacttcagccaagCATGGAGGTGTGCGAGCGGTTAGGGTGGGATTCCGACCTGCAGCCTTCTAATCTTAAGGCCACCTCTCTGGCATATGGACACAACCTCTGTGGGGGCCACACTTCCCACAGTCCCTGTTGGTAATCTATGAGGGGCC contains:
- the idh3a gene encoding isocitrate dehydrogenase [NAD] subunit alpha, mitochondrial, whose protein sequence is MAGNAWRSTVSRVMGAVRTQTPQPRNFTRGLQTVTLIPGDGIGPEISSAVVKIFEAAKAPIQWEERNVTAIKGPGGKWMIPPEAKESMDKSLIGLKGPLKTPIAAGHPSMNLLLRKTFDLYANVRPCVSIEGYKTPYTDVNLVTIRENTEGEYSGIEHVIVDGVVQSIKLITEDASRRIAEYAFEYARNNQRNSVTAVHKANIMRMSDGLFLRKCREVAENFKDIKFTEMYLDTVCLNMVQDPTQFDVLVMPNLYGDILSDLCAGLIGGLGVTPSGNIGANGVAIFESVHGTAPDIAGKDLANPTALLLSAVMMLRHMGLHGHAQKIESACFDTIRDKKVLTGDLGGNSKCSEFTAEICRRVQDMD